One Bos javanicus breed banteng chromosome 10, ARS-OSU_banteng_1.0, whole genome shotgun sequence genomic window, AGATGAAACACGCCACACAATAGTTTCACATGAATATTCACAACAGGATCATTCATTAGagcccaaagtggaaacaacggAAATGCTCATCAACTGATGAACGCAGATAAGGTGTGGCATATCCATACAAAGGACTACTATTCAAGTGTAAAAGAAGTGAAGTGCTGATGCACCCTTGAAAACactgctgaatgaaagaagccagacagaagAAGCACACATCACGTGATTCCATCTGTACGGAATGTTCAGAAtgggcaaatccacagagatacagactggtggttgctagGGGTTGGGGAAGGCAGGAAAAAGGTGTAACTGCTAAAAGGTATGGGGTTCCTTTtgggggtaatgaaaatgtttaaaattaaaacgTGGTGATGGTTGTCCAATTaggtaaatatactaaaaatggCTTAAGTGTAAactttattgtatataaattatatcaagttaaaaaaacaaatgactctctgcccaccccccaaaaaaagccttTATATTTAggaaatacaaaatttttaagcctcaaaaaaaacaaaaacaaaaaaacctacttTTAAAACTATACAACAGCTTTGGCTAAAACTGGATCCTTTAAggcataaaacatttttaattcattgtttTATCTCTAGAACCATGCCACATAATAGTTGACCTGAATTACTAATCCCActgttcttctttctttgtaGTTCCAACACCTACTCCTGATTCCAAAAAATGCACATTATCTGCTTTTGGCTAGAATGCACATAAATCAAAAAACTTCACCACAAAtccaaaggaaagataaaagaaacaaatggaactAAATCACGTTTAGCACCCTCAATTCATAAAAGTCATCTTGTTCTTGCCTTATACCAGTCACATACACACAAGGTGCTGGGGTACAAAGGTAGATGGGACACAATTCTTCCCTTCTACACATTCAAATACGAGACACTGCATAAAATGTACTTATTATAATGGGTAAAGGAAGCAATCTAAAAGGGGAACATAAAGATTCTATTTAATTGAGTGCATTTTTCTTTATTGgacagaccaaaaaataaaaacatataactaTGTTATAGTTggactagttaaaaaaaaaaaaaacttgaatggTTGGAGAGAGTTCACAAAGGTCAGAACTGGCATTTGAAAACCTCTAAGAGATAACAGAAATTTATAAATAGCTAAGTTACTTGTCTGAGGTAATGCCCAATTATAAAGCTATATAATTTACAGCTAGAAATGACCTTTACAAAAAAAGTCTGCCTTTTAGAGAAAACACCGGAGGCCCAATAAGTTAGGCAATCTTAACACTGAGCATTAGTGCCCTGGTTCTGTTAATCATTATAGCCATTTCCCCACATGAAAATTAATATCTACATCATACTCAAGCTCAGAGACAGTGTCCAGCTAGTGAAATCACTTCAGAGGATGATAAGGCAAACATGTATTTACcgattttttctttctgatgtatAAAATGTGAATATCTTCACTTCGATATTCTTCATCATGTTTTTCCAAAGGAATTTTTTCAAAGTCAAAGTCTAGTTGAAGGagctataaatttaaaaaagatgcaATTCAAATTCAATAATATGAACTATCCGTTGCTGACAGAAATCAGAATGGTGGTTACCTTTGGAATACTGACTGGGAGGGGTATATGAAAAGTTGAGCTAAGCACTTGATATATATGCATTTGATATGTTTTAACTCAACTGAAAACTGATTAATGATATCAAATTTTCAAGTATACACTATTTCAGAAGTTCATTAAAGTTCTTCACAGtcaagaaaaacataaaagtaaaaaaccATTTCACCATATATCTGAGGCAGAGTCATGAAGAGTCACTTTACCCAAAGTAACCCTTTCAGAAGATAAAACTGAAGAGCCATAAAGATGTTTCCTTAAGAGGAACCACTTGTCATATGATGGATCTTTACCCATAAGAAGCATTTGGGTGACCACTGGAGGAAGATGGGGGAAAGACAAATGGGATTCTAAGTACTACTTCTGCAGCTTCCTGTGGGTCATTAATtcttgcaaaaggaaaaaaaaaagaaaaagaacaacttCAAAATAGGTACGATACATTGGCCAAAGCTACCATAAAAATAcagtggaaaatactgaaatgaaaacatatcatGTTTCAACATATCACATATCATGTTTCTATGATGTATTctccaaaaaatatatacatcatTAATATGTTCCTAAAAGCCAGCAACTTGTCTGATAAACACTGAAAACTTTCTCAGAAAAGACAAGGGTGTCACATTATTATTTTACATGGCTTTACACATACTAGATcaacaaatcagaaaagaaaaataaaggatcaGAACGGGGGTACTGGGGCGGGGGAGGCTGGCAGCAGTTATTAGAATGGTGTGCTCTAAAGAATTCTCTCCTTGGGTTCATACAAGCAGAATGTTTTCCCTACTCAAAATTACCACAATATACTGAAACACAAAGTCACACATAGCCTCTCTGAAGGGTAATCCCTACAAATGCAGATCTAATAGAGTACTcacctcaaaatattttttctcgaTTTCTGGATTTTTTCCCATTGTTCGCTGTTCATAACAACATATAATACAAGTCTCAGACCCACTGAGATCTTTTAGGGTTTTCAACAGTGGCTCCAAAGACTGTTCAAAAAGGAATATGATTTTTGTTAATGACTTTCAAAAACACATTTGTTTACTATAAAAGGGGGtaggggaggcagaggagataATTATAACTCCCTTACAATTCACACATCTTTGAATCAATCCAACCCAGTAAACACAGTTAACAACTCTGTAACTAATGATTGGTAAACTCTTAACTAATCAACCATTGTATTAATTTCAGCTTCCAAGAATGGATTCAAGTGATTGCATTTTGGAGTACCCATGGGTAAAAATGGAATTGACAGCATTCTTAAAGCTTACTCTAACAATATTTAAACAATCAACAATTTACTTATGAAAGTAGGTCCAACTTTAACTTGAATATAAGTTGGTTCAATGTtcattattgtaaaaaaaatgatTGATGCTTACACTATACAAACTgatattctaaaagaaaaaaaattctataaatataataaatcttgCCCCCAAACAATGAATCCTTTAGGATGCAACTTAcagctaacttaaaaaaaaaaaaaaaagaaatcttaacctTTTACAGGAGATTCAGaataaaaaatcctttaaaaattttacgGAGGCCTCCTAAAATGCACGTAACACTTTTCTCAATAAGGTTCAGGGACCTCTATGTTAATCATGAGTACATATACGTAGTTCCTGGTGACCTTTCTCTTTGTTCATCAAGTATGGAACATATATCCTGCATTCAGAGATGTAAAAATGCTAAAGTAATGCGTGCTCCAGAATCCTCGAAATACAGTTTAAGTCTTCTAAAGGAAGAGACTCCACTCATGAAATACTCACCTCTTCGTAGTATATGCAGTCAGCCATCAGTATATAGTCTGGCGGAGAAGGAAAGTCTTCTAATTCTTCCCCCCTTAAAAACGTCAACCACATATTTTAAACTGTTGCTTTACTAATTTAAAATAGTCTTGTTTTATAAAAAGACCCAGAAATCTCCACTCGTATTAATCATGCTTTCAGTGAAACGCGATTTAAAGCAAACTACAAATTGTTATCTTAAAACAAGCTGAAAGGCCATACAAACCATTTCAGTACCTTGGCTTGAACAGAACCAGTGACAAGATGCTTGTTCATATTAATATTCATCTTCAGCAAGTCTTGCAATTCCTCAAGATCGGTGACTATAACATCTGCCCTATAAAATAACGTTGATTTACGTGTAGGCGAAAGAGTGGGAAGCCAGTAATCGGGGTTCCCGAACAAAGCGGCGTACCCTCCCGCCAGGTCTTACCCGAGAGTAGCGGCCATGAGCCCCACAGCCCCGGTGCCTGAGCCCAGCTCTAGCACCGACCGCCGGCTCAGCGCGTGGGCCCCATCGCCGGAAAATCCGGGCGTTTCCAGGTATTTAGAAAGGACAATGGCAGCGTCCCAAACAACACAACCCACGCCGCCGGAGCCATACTGCTGCAGT contains:
- the VCPKMT gene encoding protein N-lysine methyltransferase METTL21D isoform X1, whose amino-acid sequence is MAASLESSGEDPLRNFVRVLEKRDGTVLRLQQYGSGGVGCVVWDAAIVLSKYLETPGFSGDGAHALSRRSVLELGSGTGAVGLMAATLGADVIVTDLEELQDLLKMNINMNKHLVTGSVQAKVLKWGEELEDFPSPPDYILMADCIYYEESLEPLLKTLKDLSGSETCIICCYEQRTMGKNPEIEKKYFELLQLDFDFEKIPLEKHDEEYRSEDIHILYIRKKKSKFPS
- the VCPKMT gene encoding protein N-lysine methyltransferase METTL21D isoform X2; the encoded protein is MAASLESSGEDPLRNFVRVLEKRDGTVLRLQQYGSGGVGCVVWDAAIVLSKYLETPGFSGDGAHALSRRSVLELGSGTGAVGLMAATLGADVIVTDLEELQDLLKMNINMNKHLVTGSVQAKSLEPLLKTLKDLSGSETCIICCYEQRTMGKNPEIEKKYFELLQLDFDFEKIPLEKHDEEYRSEDIHILYIRKKKSKFPS